In Dromaius novaehollandiae isolate bDroNov1 chromosome 3, bDroNov1.hap1, whole genome shotgun sequence, the following are encoded in one genomic region:
- the BROX gene encoding BRO1 domain-containing protein BROX, with translation MTHWFHRNPLKATAPVSFNFYGVATTPGATKICNDLRLSRTRLLELFTDLSCNPEMMKNATDLYFSLLQGFITSLDDSSQECKLRYIQNFKWTDTLQGQVPSSQQDAVFELVSMGFNVALWYTKYASRLAGKEDITEDEAKDVHRSLKIAAGIFKHLKESHIPKLITPVEKGRDLEARLIDSYIIQCQAEAQEVTIARAIELKHNPGLIAALAYETANFYQKADQTLSSLDPTYVGKWRKYLNLKTCFYMAYAYCYHGQTLLTGDKCGEAIRSLQESEKFFAKAEALCKEYGETKGPGTTAKPSGHLFFRKLGSLIKNTLEKCQRENGFIYFQKVPADAPQLELKANYGLVEPVPFEFPALNAHWTPETLAAFDLTKRPKDDTAKPKPDEDVKPLKEPDIKPQKDSGCQIS, from the exons atgaccCACTGGTTTCATCGCAACCCGTTGAAGGCCACAGCTCCTGTTTCCTTCAATTTTTATGGGGTAGCTACCACTCCTGGTGCAACAAAGATTTGCAA TGATTTAAGATTATCTCGAACACGACTGTTGGAGCTGTTTACTGACTTGAGTTGTAATCCAGAAATGATGAAGAATGCAACTGACTTGTACTTCTCACTCTTGCAAG GTTTTATTACTTCACTGGATGACTCTTCCCAAGAATGTAAGTTGCGATATAttcagaatttcaaatggacAGACACATTACAAGGACAAGTTCCAAG TTCCCAGCAGGATGCAGTGTTTGAACTGGTTTCCATGGGATTTAATGTAGCTCTGTGGTACACAAAATATGCATCAAGACTCGCTGGAAAAGAAGa TATAACAGAAGATGAAGCAAAAGatgttcacagaagcctgaagaTAGCAGCTGggatttttaaacatttgaag GAAAGTCATATTCCAAAATTGATTACACCTGTAGAAAAGGGAAGAGATTTAGAAGCTCGACTTATAGACTCTTACATCATACAGTGCCAAGCTGAAGCTCAAGAAG TGACAATTGCCCGGGCTATTGAGTTGAAACATAATCCAGGTTTAATAGCTGCTCTTGCTTACGAAACAGCTAACTTCTACCAAAAAGCTG ATCAAACATTATCCAGTTTGGATCCAACCTATGTAGGTAAATGGAGAAAGTATTTAAACTTGAAGACCTGTTTCTATATGGCCTAT GCATATTGTTACCATGGTCAGACTTTGCTGACTGGTGATAAGTGTGGGGAAGCAATCAGATCTCTGCAGGAATCAGAAAAAT TttttgccaaggctgaagcattATGCAAAGAATATGGAGAAACCAAAGGGCCTGGGACTACAGCCAAACCTTCTGGACATCTCTTCTTTAGGAAATTAGGAAGTTTGATTAAGAACACTCTAGAAAAATGCCAGAGAGAGAATGGATTCAT TTATTTTCAAAAGGTGCCAGCAGACGCTCCCCAGCTGGAACTGAAAGCAAACTATGGCTTAGTAGAGCCCGTTCCTTTTGAATTTCCTGCCCTGAACGCACACTGGACTCCTGAAACACTTGCTGCATTTGATCTCACCAAGAGGCCAAAGGATGATACT gCTAAACCGAAACCAGATGAAGATGTAAAACCTCTGAAGGAACCAGATATAAAGCCTCAGAAAGACAGCGGCTGCCAGATTTCTTAA